TTGATAACGAGCATAGAAAAGCGAAGTAAGGAGTAGGGAGTACGGAGTAGGGAGGACGTCGTTTAACCGACTGAACCTTCAAGCGTGATGCCGAGCAGCTGCTGCGCTTCGAGCGCGAACTCCATCGGCAGCTCCTTGAACACTTCCTTGCAGAACCCGCTCACGATCATCGAGACCGCCTGTTCAGCGTCGAGCCCGCGCGCCTTGAGGTAGAAGATCTGATCTTCGCCGATCTTGCTCGTGCTCGCCTCGTGCTCGAGAATCGCGCTGTTGTTCCCCACTTCGACGTACGGGAACGTGTGCGCGCCGCAGGCATTGCCCACCAGCATCGAGTCGCACTGCGTATAATTGCGCGCGCCCTCAGCCTTGGGCAGAATCTGCACCTTGCCGCGATAGCTGTTCTGCCCCTTCATCGCCGAAATGCCCTTCGACACGATGGTGGACTTCGTGTTGCGGCCGATATGGATCATCTTCGTGCCCGTGTCGGCCTGCTGCATCTTGCTCGCCACCGCCACCGAGTAGAACTCGCCGACGCTGTTGTCCCCCTGCAGGATCACGCTCGGATACTTCCACGTGATCGCCGAACCGGTTTCGACCTGCGTCCACGACACCTTTGCATTCGTCATGGCCTTGGCGCGCTTGGTGACGAAATTGTAGATGCCCCCCAGGCCGTTCTCGTCACCGGCGTACCAGTTCTGCACGGTGCTGTACTTCACCGTCGCGCCGTCGAGCGCGATGATCTCCACGATGGCCGCGTGCAACTGGTTGGTGTCGCGCTTGGGCGCGGTGCAGCCTTCCAGGTAGCTCACGTACGAGCCTTCATCGGCGATGATCAGGGTGCGCTCGAACTGACCCGTCTCCGCCGCGTTGATGCGGAAGTACGTGCTCAGATCCATCGGACAGCGCACGCCCTTCGGGATGTAGCAGAAGGAGCCGTCCGAGAACACCGCGCTGTTCAGTGCGGCGAAGAAGTTGTCGCTGTACGGCACCACCGAGCCGAGGTACTTCTGTACCAGCTCCGGATGCTCACGCACGGCTTCGCCGAACGACATGAAGATGATGCCGAACTTGGCTAACTCTTCCTTGTACGTCGTGCCCACCGACACCGAGTCGATGACGGCATCGACGGCCACGCCGTTCATGCGCTTCTGTTCGCTCAGCGAGATGCCGAGCTTGTTGTACATGTCGAGCAGCTGCGGATCGACTTCGTCGAGCGACGCAAGCGGCTTCACCGACGTCGGCGCGGAGTAGTAGCTCGCCGCCTGATAGTCGATGGGCGGATACGTCACGTTGCCCCAATGCGGCTCCGTCATGGTGAGCCAGCGGCGGAACGCCTTCAGGCGCCAGTCGAGCAGCCACTCGGGCTCGCCCTTCTTCGCCGAAATGAAGCGGACCGTGTCTTCCGACAAGCCGGGCGGGAGCGTCTCCGCCTCGAAATCTGTCGTGAATCCGTACTGGTACTCGCGATTGACCAGCGACTCGATGGTCGAACTCATGCCTGCTCCTGTTTCTCAGCCAAAAGGTGGCTCAACACGCCGTATTCACATCGGCCGCAGCCGTCCTTCCGATGCGCGCCGCGCACCAGAGGGACACCCAGCAACCGCTCCACGAACTTTGCTTCCGCCGCGCACGCTTCCGGGAACCGCTCGGCGATTTCACGCACCGCACAGTTATGAATCCGCAACGTGGTCACGGCGGGTTCCCCGTCGGCGCGATCGACCTGCACCGCCTCCGCCATGTAGCCCTTGGCCGTCAACAACTCGGCCACCAACGGCATGCGCTCCTCGAGCGGCAATGCGTCCAGCACCGGTCCGGCCTCGTCGGCCAGCCGATTCCACTCCGACTCCAGCACCCCCGCCACGGCCGCGCTGCCCCGCTCGGCCCGCAGCGCATCGAGCGCCGTGGCCAGCACCGAGACGTAGCTGCGCGGAAAGAGCGCTTCGCCGGCCGCCGTGAGCGAATACGCGAACACGGGCGCGCCCACGCCATGCACGGCACGCTGATAGCGCACCAGACCATCCTCTTCGAGCGCCTTGAGATAGCGACGGAGTCCGTTGGTCGTGAGACCGAACTGTTCCCCGAGCTCGTGCGCCGTGAGCGGCTGCGCTTTCTTCAGCGCCACCAGTAACTCGGCTCGCACACCCCGAAAGCCCCCCAGTGCCCCGATCACATCCTGCATGAGGGACAGTATAACTCGGCTTTGACCATTACGTCAACGAATCTGTTGACGAATTACCGCCGCGAGGATTCCGCGGGCGAAGGCAACCGCAGCATTTCAGCGGACGTCGTCCAGGGCGCGTATACCAGCGAGTCGAAAAAACAGGAAAGTTCATCGTCGGCATCGCGCGAACGCCGTAAAATGAGTAGCATATCGGCGTTGCGCGATTGCACGCAGCCCCTTCTGAACGAAATCCCCACCGGAGGCATCGAACGTCGTGCGTCTGACCGTCATCGTTGCCGTCGTGGTGCTCGTAATCGGACTGTTCGCCTTGATTCGCGCGCAGCGGATCAATCAGGCGTCGATCGAGCGCGACGGGCTGTCGCGCTTCCGTGATGCGTTCCGGGGCCGCTATCCCGAACTGCTGCTGTCGCAGGTGTATGCGTATCTGGCCGAGCGACATGGCGCCGTGGGGCCGCACTATATCGTGAATCCCAACGACATTCTCGAGCAGGAGTACGGCCTGATCGATCTTGATCTCGAGGATGCGGTACTGGTGATCGCCGATCGTGCCGGGGCGCGCTTGCCCCGCGCCAACGAGCTCGACGAGCTCAAGGTCAAGGTGCGCTCAGTGGACGATCTGCTTCGCTATCTTGAGCCGTTCTTCCGCCCGGAAGTGGTCAAGGGGTGAGTGTGGCGCGCGCCGCGGCCCGGTCCCCGACCCGGTTGGCGGCTGCGGTGGTGCTGCTCTCGGTGTTGGGCGCGTGTTCGTCATCACGTACCCTCCGACCTGCCGTCGAGCCCTTGCCGGCCCCGGGGGGCGAGTCGTCGGCCGATCCCGGGACGATCGGCCCCACCCCGGCCCACGTGGGCCCCCTCGATGCGCGGGTCAGCGACGACGACCTCGCTGCCCTCTGGCATCGGCAATTGATGGTGCCGGTCGAAGGGATCCCGCGCAGTGCGCTCCGGGACAACTTCACGGCCAAGCGTACCGGAGGCATTCACGGGGCGCTCGATATCCTGGCGCCGCGCTATTCGGCCGTCGTGGCCTCCGATGACCTCATTATCGGACGTCTCTTTTCCGGGCCCGTCGGGGGCATCGTGATCTACGCCTACGATGCCGAACTGCGATTCGTGTACTACTACGCCCACCTCCAGCGCTACCGGAAAGGGCTCGCGGTGGGTGACCGAGTCGCCAAGGGGTCGGTGATCGGCTACGTTGGAACCACGGGCAATGCACCGCCGGACACGCCGCATCTCCATTTTCAGGTGATGAAGCGGGCTGTGGGTCGCGCATGGTGGGACGGTCCTGCCATCAACCCGTTTTCGTTCTTTGCGCTCGATGCCCTGCGTCCCTGACGTCGGCTCGCTGGCGCCCGAGGGATTCATGAGCATGAAGGGCAAGGACCGTGCGGCGTTGCGCGC
This region of Gemmatimonas groenlandica genomic DNA includes:
- a CDS encoding helix-turn-helix transcriptional regulator, whose amino-acid sequence is MQDVIGALGGFRGVRAELLVALKKAQPLTAHELGEQFGLTTNGLRRYLKALEEDGLVRYQRAVHGVGAPVFAYSLTAAGEALFPRSYVSVLATALDALRAERGSAAVAGVLESEWNRLADEAGPVLDALPLEERMPLVAELLTAKGYMAEAVQVDRADGEPAVTTLRIHNCAVREIAERFPEACAAEAKFVERLLGVPLVRGAHRKDGCGRCEYGVLSHLLAEKQEQA
- the sufB gene encoding Fe-S cluster assembly protein SufB, coding for MSSTIESLVNREYQYGFTTDFEAETLPPGLSEDTVRFISAKKGEPEWLLDWRLKAFRRWLTMTEPHWGNVTYPPIDYQAASYYSAPTSVKPLASLDEVDPQLLDMYNKLGISLSEQKRMNGVAVDAVIDSVSVGTTYKEELAKFGIIFMSFGEAVREHPELVQKYLGSVVPYSDNFFAALNSAVFSDGSFCYIPKGVRCPMDLSTYFRINAAETGQFERTLIIADEGSYVSYLEGCTAPKRDTNQLHAAIVEIIALDGATVKYSTVQNWYAGDENGLGGIYNFVTKRAKAMTNAKVSWTQVETGSAITWKYPSVILQGDNSVGEFYSVAVASKMQQADTGTKMIHIGRNTKSTIVSKGISAMKGQNSYRGKVQILPKAEGARNYTQCDSMLVGNACGAHTFPYVEVGNNSAILEHEASTSKIGEDQIFYLKARGLDAEQAVSMIVSGFCKEVFKELPMEFALEAQQLLGITLEGSVG
- a CDS encoding M23 family metallopeptidase, translating into MSVARAAARSPTRLAAAVVLLSVLGACSSSRTLRPAVEPLPAPGGESSADPGTIGPTPAHVGPLDARVSDDDLAALWHRQLMVPVEGIPRSALRDNFTAKRTGGIHGALDILAPRYSAVVASDDLIIGRLFSGPVGGIVIYAYDAELRFVYYYAHLQRYRKGLAVGDRVAKGSVIGYVGTTGNAPPDTPHLHFQVMKRAVGRAWWDGPAINPFSFFALDALRP